The following proteins are co-located in the Anomalospiza imberbis isolate Cuckoo-Finch-1a 21T00152 chromosome 1, ASM3175350v1, whole genome shotgun sequence genome:
- the CCR9 gene encoding C-C chemokine receptor type 9 — MAAANVVTHPGKSSLDYYRNDSMVLSLCENPVNSTDFMCDKRQVRQFAQAFLPVFFWLIFAVGTVGNTLVVLVYCKYHFRRSMMDLYLLHLAIADLLLLFTFPFWAKAAYDGWIFKDFMCKVVNSIYKINFYGCSLLLTCISFDRYITIVQAMKAKTCKRRWLLRSRLMCLAVWLTSMSLCIPELIYSQSTQVGDVTVCKIMYPPNVSVIFRVTVLALKVIIGFFLPLLVMVICYALIINTLLQAKRFQKQKSLKIITMILTTFLLSQFPYNIVLLVKAINTYTEVVHSCQAANQLDIGLQVTQIIAFLHSCLNPFLYVFAGERFRMALGRMMQSCGCCWSRGQEHFSACDSQEHSSNWSFALLGRRRVRNSLILNTHWTSSVMSPPCKVIP; from the exons ATGGCAGCTGCAAATGTT GTCACACATCCTGGCAAGAGTAGCCTGGATTACTACAGGAATGACAGCATGGTGCTGTCCTTGTGTGAGAACCCAGTGAACAGCACAGACTTCATGTGCGACAAGAGGCAGGTCAGGCAGTTTGCTCAAGCCTTCCTGCCAGTGTTTTTCTGGCTCATCTTTGCTGTGGGCACAGTGGGGAACACCTTGGTTGTGCTTGTCTATTGCAAATACCACTTCAGGAGGAGCATGATGGATCTGTACCTGCTGCACCTGGCTATCGCCGACCTCCTGCTCCTTTTCACCTTCCCCTTCTGGGCCAAAGCTGCTTACGATGGATGGATCTTTAAAGACTTCATGTGCAAAGTTGTGAACAGCATATATAAGATCAACTTCTATGGCTGCAGCTTGCTTCTGACCTGCATCAGCTTTGACAGGTACATCACTATAGTCCAAGcgatgaaagctaaaacttgtAAGCGAAGGTGGCTCCTGCGCAGCAGGCTCATGTGCCTGGCTGTCTGGCTGACATCTATGAGTCTGTGCATCCCAGAACTCATTTACAGCCAGAGCACACAAGTGGGTGATGTAACAGTTTGCAAAATTATGTACCCACCAAATGTCAGCGTGATCTTCAGAGTTACGGTCCTGGCCTTGAAAGTTATCATAGGATTCTTCCTCCCGCTCCTTGTCATGGTGATTTGTTATGCCCTTATCATCAACACCCTCCTACAAGCCAAAAGATTTCAAAAGCAGAAGTCGCTGAAGATCATCACCATGATCCTCACcactttccttctctctcagtTCCCTTACAATATTGTTTTGCTGGTCAAAGCCATCAACACCTACACAGAGGTGGTGCACAGTTGTCAGGCTGCCAACCAGCTGGACATCGGACTGCAGGTCACCCAGATCATCGCCTTCCTCCACAGCTGCCTCAACCCCTTCCTCTATGTCTTTGCTGGCGAGCGGTTCAGGATGGCGCTGGGCAGGATGATGCAAAGCTGTGGCTGTTGCTGGAGCAGGGGCCAAGAGCACTTCTCTGCCTGTGACAGCCAGGAGCACAGCTCAAACTGGTCCTTTGCCTTGCTGGGGAGGCGGCGGGTCAGGAACTCCCTGATCCTCAACACTCACTGGACCTCCTCTGTTATGTCCCCTCCTTGCAAAGTCATCCCGTAA